The genomic DNA CGGTGGCCGAGCACTACCAAGCCAAGTTAGTGGCGCAGCATATCGTCGAGCTATGGCGGCATCCTTCTGCCGACTTCGCTGCCTCTGCGAGAGTCTATGAGGAGTACAGCCAGGCGCTTCGCGAGCGCGGCAAGAAGCAACTGCAGGAATTCGTTGAGAACCATACCCACGATGAAATTCAGCCGGAGCTCGTGGTGCAAATAGGGGTAGCCGCAGACTCTATTTTGTCGTTTGCACAATTGCAGAAAGCGGACGTGATCGTCATGGGAACGCATGGCCGGCGAGGATTTGACCGCCTGATGCTGGGGTCGGTGACCGACCGGGTGATGCGCATGGCTCCCTGCCCGGTGCTGGCAGCAAGCAAGCCGCCGCACGACTCTGTGGCCGCAGCTAAAGAGCGGGGCGGCGTCCACCACTTGAGTCGAATTCTTTTCTGTGCGGATTTCTCCGAGAATTCAGAGCGGG from Terriglobales bacterium includes the following:
- a CDS encoding universal stress protein, with protein sequence MRETLKIKLILCPIDFSEFSVSAYQYALSVAEHYQAKLVAQHIVELWRHPSADFAASARVYEEYSQALRERGKKQLQEFVENHTHDEIQPELVVQIGVAADSILSFAQLQKADVIVMGTHGRRGFDRLMLGSVTDRVMRMAPCPVLAASKPPHDSVAAAKERGGVHHLSRILFCADFSENSERALKYAISATAEYDAELTLLHVLEGVPGPAKTEEAIAAAAERLDELIPPEGRKTLKIKAAVRIGKPYAQIIQLALETQIDLVTMGVRGRGALDVAVFGSTTYRVMQLGSCPVLAVHS